A region of the Chaetodon trifascialis isolate fChaTrf1 chromosome 7, fChaTrf1.hap1, whole genome shotgun sequence genome:
ATAGATCAACATTTTCCTTCATGAAGCCTCCAGTTGTTTTAgtctacaaccctgattctgaAAAAGCTGACACgcttaaataaaacagatgatGTTATTATTTGCTAATCTtcttttgacatatactcaactgaaaacagcacaaagacaatgtatttaatgttttagctcatcggcttcattgatttttgtaaatatctgcttattctgaatttgatgcagcgacacgtttctTACGGGACAGATGTGGAaaggttgattggtaacaggtgagagcatcatgattgggtaagAAAGGGGCCTCAGTCgttcacgagcgaggatggaacaaggttcagcactttgtgaacacgtgattggataaaggagattacgacatggactcaggaacactttgtaaaaccgtCCCAACTcctttggaatcagggttgtagcaAACACAAGTTTTGAATCTGTAGATTAAATTCAGCGCTTCATTAACACCCATTCAGCATGAGAGCAATCCTGAGGACGACTGTCCCGCGTGGCTCCTCTGAGCTCAGAGTCAGAAGATTCCACTCACATGGATCAATAAGACAAAACCAAACCTACCTGAGCCGGCTCTTGTGCTTGTTGATGGAGGTGAGGCAGTATCGGTGGACAGTGTAGAAGTAGTCCTGGTAGGGGATGCCTGAGGTGATGACCTCCGAGTCCACCACGTAGCACTCGCCCCGGGCGCTGCTCTTATGCAACGTCTGGGAGAAAGAGAAACGTGGAGGTTGGTTGTTAATGGTATGTGTAAGACATGTGCGTGCTGGAAAGAATGGGATTAGTtatgaaaacaaagatgatTCAAAATGCTTTGAGGGAAAATAAGCtaaagaaatatttgaaatcAACTTCTACTTTACCATCGTGTGTCATTATCTCCCAGTTGTAGGTACGTTATTTCTGAATTAAACTCGTTTGCTTTCATGATGGGTGagattaattgtttttgttccaACAGATTCTCAGCTGTAGCACTGACACTCGAACCCTTTACTGGATCCAAAGATGGAGCCGTTACAAAGCAAAAACTGAAAGATCCCCAAGACACAATTGCATATGACTATTGAGACATTTCCACTTCAGTTAAAGCTAAATAAGTAACCCCTTATTTGCCTTTAGCAAAGCCTGTAAATAATGAAACTAAAACAGGACTGACCTGCGTCTCCACCACAGGGGCAGTCTTTGGGCCGAGAGGGTTGTTGAGGGCGATGGTGTAGCTGAGCACACGGCTGGTATTCCcactgctgctgtcctgctgccatTCACCCACCGACAGgtctgagagagggagagaaaagagacggAGAACATGAGCGAGTCCagagaggacaagagacaaAAAGTTCCAAGAGATTTCGTGAAAACGAGAGAGCGAAAGGACAGGAGAGGTTGAGCATTTGTaaatgaaaaggagagagacggaAAATTCAGGCGGgcggaagagagagagagaggggacaagAGAGGCTCGATCCATGCTCcctcataaaaaaagaaaggaagaaatgcCCCAATTAGAGCTACACAATGTTCCCAAGCGGGCTGGACCTCCAACTGGGGTAGCCAAATCAACTCCACGGCTTCACCTCTGTCCTCATTTAAACCAGCACAGACAAatgtccaaaacacacactgcatttccGTCTGAAGTATCAGtcctttaaataaaaaatagtcacacactgacaggacagCAGGGCACGAACAAACAAGAGTGGCATAGAACAGAAGATGGAGGGTGGTTAACATAGCGTGAACAGCTAGCGTGGCACCCTCATTAGTGGCACAATACAGTGGGTACAGCATGTTTTGAGGGGTGGGGAGTCTGTCATTACATTTAGATTCATCAGCTGGAGAGTAGCACAGGTGCTTCATAAGACCAACAAAGCTATTGTCATGCTGTTGTTTctacagtttaaaaaaagacaactggAGGTATTTGCAGTTCTTTTTCTTATTCCCATCCATAAGTAACGTAGCAGCAACAGCACAGATGCTTGCAGCGCACCCACAACTGAGCGCAATGGCAGTATGAACAGCAAGCATCAGGTTCTAGTGACAGACGCAAAGAATGCAAGCGTGAGCAATTTTTCCGCCGACGGCAGCCTCGATAATCCACTAAGCAGCAGAGTGTCGACAAACACCGGGCCGTAACTGTCACTGCTCAACAGGAAAAACTCGCTCTCTCGTGCTTAATGTTGTGCAACAAGTTGATGCAAGTTCAGCGGCGGCTGCTGAAAAGCGTTGTGGGTAATGTAAGAATATCACATCATCAGACGGGTTTGTAGCATAATACACATTGTTGACATATTCATGTGTACATATTGTTTATTATTCATGGTTGATTTATAATTTAGTATAGTGcacatatttttacattgtgtttaCATATTCTGGAAGATATTTCTTGTTTCTATTTCATTACTTGTTCTATGATAGGAGCAACTGCAGCTGACCCATTCTCCCCTCAGCgatcaataaaatattcttACTCTGAAAATGTCGAAAAGTTGTGCAGCCTTAGTGAAAATCTGTATCTGATcatatgtgtgactgtgtaacaAGCAGTTACAAAGTTCTGACCATCACGTtcgtgtgtgtaggtgtgtgtgtttgcccacCAGTAAAGTGTCGCTGGGAGAAGAGGTGCTGGATGAAGTGCGTgtcagcagagaaaagcaggtcGTGCAGCTTGTCTACACTCATTCGAACTGCAGCGTTGATGTGCAGCCGCCCGCTCAGGTCAGCGCAGAACGACTCCACTTCACCTGAGGGTCAGAGAGGGAACAGCAAGGATTTGATTtctgtttctggtcattttagcagactcattgtttttttgttgtggttGAACATTTATCCGTTTAGTTCTGAGGCGTAAATCCGGCGCAGGTTCCTGtcacaaaaatgcaaatgtaatgctAAACCTTGGCCAGTGTATGCAAGATAATGAAGCAGGGTTGTTTTAGGGAAATTGGCCAAGATAGTAATTTTATGCCCAATGAATTCAGATTGCTGCTGTATGTCGTTGCTTATTCCTGAATGAGTGAATTAATTCAAAATTAAAATCTTCTGAAATATGCTCTCAGAACTTAACATTCAACCTCCAAGCAATCATATCAACATGTCAGCCTGGAGGCAATTTTaggttcatcatcatcatcatcatctcatcaaAACTACTTGGATAAACTTTCAAAGGAATGATGTGATTTAGTTCACCAACAGATTCACCAACAGAGCACTAAACACTCCATGTTAGTGTCTGAAAAACCTTCCCTGCATTTATGGAAGAAATGATGCAGAAAGAAACTGGTATAACCAATACTTACATTAGTTTCTCTTAGCATATTGAATAAATAATATTATGTTACTGTTCCCGTATATTTTTTAGTCTCCTGTATAAATAAGTGAAACTAAAAATGAGttggaaaaaagaaattgaaTTTTATGGTATGGTACATTACTGCATAACTAATAAATGCTCAGACAATCTTTATATTTGGCTACTTGCGATGCTATGTTCATATGCAATTCAAAGGTATTGCCGCATTTTGTTCACAAATGTCTGGATTTGGTCAGTTATAAGGTACTTGGGACAGATCACACATCAAGCTCGCTCTCACCGCCACTCTCAGTGAGAAAGTGTGGTGGCTGCCTGTTCCAAAGGCCATGAAAAACACTCTGCTTGTACTGTAAATTTATTTTTGGAAATTCAAggttttatattttagaaaaCTGAACAGGAACAATCGTTtggaaagaaaatattttttatcctctttctttttttctaagAGTTATCCAGACCTGGAAATTACTAAAATCAAATTCTCATTGTTGGATCTTAAAAAGTTACTATTAAAGTAATCTGATTCTAATTTAATTTTCATGTACTTTCCACTGTCTCATCTCTGCTGGGTTCCTGTGGTGGTTTATTCACCCAAACAACACTCACTCTCTTCTTGTGTGTCAGAGGAGTTGCTGGGATCTGTAGGCAATTCCTCATCGTTGGTGATATCCAATGAGGAGAGGTTTCCCAGACTGGTGGTTGGCAGGGGCagcatgtgattggctgactcAGACAAGCTTTCCCCACCCTCTTCCAGATTCTGatgcagtgaggaaaaaaaaaacaccagaggACAGTTAGCAAGAGGTTTGTAGGGAAATCACCCCATTGTCATATGACTTTGAGAGCAAAGAGGCCTCAGCTGACCTGTGCTGACGTGGCCTGAGCAGGCATACCCACCGTAGCCAAGCAATTAACCTGAAACTGACACACAGCACTCCATTTATTCACTTTAACTTGGTTTGGGCTTGATCTGTCTGTATGAGGATCAAGTTTGCCAGGGAAACaaccacagcagctgtttttgagCCGAACTGACACAGAACCAATTAGAACAACTATACAGTGTTCTTTATgctgtattttctgtctgtttgtattgtatttcacttcattttatagtgttttatttaaatgttgaACTAATGAATGACTTTACTTATCTAAGCATCGCCACTGTGTTTGAAAGGTGCTATGAAAAAATACgtggattattattatcattgttgtAATCGAGCGCCTGTCTGTGCAGTATTTGAATGATGTCAATAAAAAAAGGTACAGACAGGGCTCGATATGTGTGAAGGCTTTACTAAGTCACATGTCGTTTAGAATGGTCACGATGGCagtgattaaaaagaaaaactccaGCAGACAGATTAAAGCAGTACATCCATTTGAgtgctgtaaaacatgaatgGGATCATTTGCTGATCATTTCTGACATATGCTAAATTGAAAATAGTACAAACACGCTACACTTAATGTCTAACCTCATCAACTcaattgatttttgtgaatgtctgcttattctgaaattgatgcagcaacacatttcaaatgagctgggacaggagcaactaaagactgggaaagacgTGGAACGCTccgaaaacacctgtttggaacattccacaggtaaacaggctcattggtaacaggtgataggatcatgaTTGAGTAAAGGGGCACCTTCGAAAGGCTCAttcgttcacaagtgaggatggagcgaggttcaccactttttTCAATATGCATAACGATGACAGTCTTGCAGGTGGTGCAGGTCTTTCATTATTGTTGCTCAACTGGACTGCACATGAAGTAATAAAAAATAAGCCCTCTAATGCCGCTAGCCTACACATAACACTACAGTGAAGAACAGCTATTGCAAATGCATGGTAAGTAAGTACACATGGATGTCAAGAACACTCACaaaagaggcagcagcagaggccggagcagaggcagaggcgTTGGTGGGAGTGGTCGACGGCAGCGAGCTGTGGGAGCTGGGCGGGCTGGGTTCAAGGGGGTCAGAGCTGAGTCTGCGTCCAGATGAGGAAGGCACCTCTATGGGCAGACAGGAGGCggaggaagggggagaggaGCCCCCGAGGTTGACAGCTGATGGAGGGCTGGCTGGACTGCAGGGCACCAGGGGAGGGGGAGAGCTGCCAGTGGAGGGAACCGACACTGAGCTCAGGTCTAGTAGATCTGTGACCGACACTGACTCGTCTCCTGGCCTGGGGGACAGAGGGTGGAAGTGGGAGTGAGTGAGACATATACAGACAAAGTCACActgtgagagaaagacacaaagaaagagcCAAGTGTCTGTTGGGAACTTGGGAAGAGGGGTAGCAAATCTTTAACCAACCAGACATTTAATGCAACTGTTATGTAAGCGGACATGTAAAACACTACCTCACATAAAGCTTAAATAAATTACTTGGATTTGGGTCTGgaaaaaaaactacacacaAACGAGCCCTGTTTCCTAATACAGAAGAATCCACATGTTCggttaaaaaaagcacaaactAAGACCTCAAGCTATAAGTATGTCAGTTAGTCTGGTGGTAGTGGCACATTCATGCAACCCAAGGAGCTGACGAgtgttgttttcttctgctgcttatTCTTTTTAGCAAGTAACAACAATTAAATTACAATTTTGACCCCTTTGTCTCTCTCGCCTTAGTCGTTCAAGTTACTGATACTTTAATGTCAATGATAGCAAACAAAATTCCCAGCATAAGAAGCACAGTCCTGTCCTTTACGCTTTACGTTAACATTTGCATGcactgtaaatgtaaacaaattACATAGAAAAAAATTATCAATCACACACAAAACTTCACACTCTTTCAGACTGTTAAGTGTGTTAACATGCCTGTATATCAACAATATAAGACTCTCAAACAACATGCACTGCACCACATATTAGCATGTTTTTACACGTGAACACTCACAGTAGGCCGTTCATGTGCTCGGCGGTGGGGGAGACATAGTCGTCGTCTTCACTGGTGAGGCCCAGTTCAGTGCCGTAGCACTGGTGTACGATGTGCCAGAGCTCTTTGGGGGACAGAgactgcaaaatgaacacaaaactCATATTCAGTTCATATTAAATACATGATCTGCTGATATCTATACTCATGTACTGCTTTAATTTATTACAGCTCTACAGCTCTCCATATCCTGCATTCACTTATAGTTTAGCAGTGTATGTAGATATTGTTGATACAGGCTGTCATGTGGTGAGTGTGGCTAACCCTGACTACATGATACAGAGAGGTGTATTCACTGGGGCGCCTCTGTTCATTGTGTAATATAGTGTGAAAGCTTTGATTGATTCTCAGAGTGCTAATgaattcagcaaaaaaaaacaacacataatGAGGTGGCACTGAATACAGTCATTAAAGGCATAAGCATTACACAAGATCTATCAATGacatttaaataatcaacacaatttttgttgttgttattgttgtcagactttgaaaatgaatagaGCAAATATTCAAGTTTGAAGATAGACTCTAATCACAATGCAGCATTTGATGATCCTTAACacctttgcttttgtttccaggtgaaacaggaagtcaatTCCAGACAGTGACATCGAGCCAACATCTTACTAAGTGTCCAGCACACATTTCATCTCACCATCTGCTGCTATGTGCTGCAATACGACGCTGCTGGTTCTGCAACGCCACTGTCCACATAAATGTCTATATTCAACCTCAGCAAATAACAGTGATTGAATTTGTTCTCCCAAGCCTGTGTTTGTGGCCATCTCCTGCTTCTTGACACTGTGTTCTATTCTAAGATGTTAACTACTAGCCATGCCACACCAGGGAGCAGCATAAACCGCCAGGAGGGTGGATGAGGAGGCTGTACCTTGTCCAACAGCGCGTTCTGCCACAGGCGGAAAATCATCATGAAGCTGCGATCCCTTGCTCCGAAAGATGTGAAGAAGTGCTGAGAGGGGGGAAAATCAGTGGGACAGGAAAGGGGggggaaaggaaggaagaaagacagaagaaaaaatgtgaCAGTGGACTTGACGGATGGTTTCCCTCTGTTGGGATGTTTGCTTTCTTATGCTCAGTGGCGATCAACTTGAGTCAGCTCATTTCATACAGCTTCACTGGCACAAAAAGGATCATTTGAGGTGAAACAGTAGCAATAGTTGATACTTTTCATGCTTTTGTACCAGCGGTTAATTCAATTATTTTCCTTGAAAATGTCACAAGTCAATATTCTTTGTGCTCAAGTCTGACCTTCTCATTGTCAGTGCTGATCTGGATGGCGTTTGGGATGAGCTTGGCAGTCTTCTCCTTGGTCATAGAGGTCACGTCTTTCAGCAGGATAGTAATCTGaatagagaaggagagagatttACTGCGTGCGACATGCTCTGTTCTCACCAAGGCCCTGAGTTTATCTGTATATTGATCAGCAAACAAGTACATTAAAAGGACTTCTTATCTGACTGCAGGTGCGACATTAACCAGGTTACAACAGGCATGTGTTTAATTGTGCGCGTGCAAATGTGTACACAATGTGTGCACGACTTACAGTGGTTTCCCAGCGGAAGATGTTACTGTAGAAACAAAGCCAGTTCTCTGACAAATAAAGGCGGCCCTGAAGCAGTATGTCCTTCTGCAGAGCGCAAGAGTAATCTGAGGAAATAAACAGGAGAAGATAACAGGTCagcggacagagagacaggctgaTTCTAAGGTGAAATGGCTGAGTATTTAATCATCCTGAGTGCAAGGTGACACAGGTCTAGCTCACTGCACACAGAGTTTATCATATATCAACATGTCTTTTACTTACCCACTATAAGTCGCTCTGTGTCAGGAAGTTTCTTAAAGAGTTTACGAAAATCCTCATTCCGCTGTTTGTATGTAGGACTGAGAACCTGATGGTGAGgacaggaaagagaaaggagaacaTGGTATTCTACCTCACAGCTAGCTTGCACGAAAGTGGACAGCCACCGACTGGACCGGGATATTTAGTGAAGCAAGTGAGAAAAATGGTGTGTTTATCTGAAGGACAAACACTAAACGTCTTCAGCACCGATGATGATCAATTTGCTATGTCAACTAGTTCCACCCgcacagagctaaaagacaaacatcagcaaagtCAAGTACCCTGTGGTGAAAATGCCTAATTAAGGACTTTAAATGTATACTTACATTGTACCAGCTCTGCATTTTctgtaaagagaaaaacagcgtATTAAGAAGTGAACAATGCTCAGATGTATCTGTAAGAATAAAAAGGCTCCagttaaactgttttttttacatgtgcGGAAAATCTATCAGCATGCGTAGTTTAAGTAAATCCAGTTTGATATATGTATAGATATGATCCTGCCAATCCAGTCCCTAGGTTAAGCTTGCATCATGTAACCTTGAGGTATTGTAGTGTGAGAGGTATCAAACCCATCAGCACTTCTCCATTTTAGGACAGTACATGTCACCAACCAGCTCTAAAGAACAATCAATAGTATAACAAGCTGTTCTTTCTACAGCAACGAGGCTGAAATCATATGTGAAAGCTTAAActgaacacacaggaacacagaaTTACAGACACTGTCTAGGTAAATTTACAGCAGGCAAATACGCTAACATTGACAGTCTGGTTGACAGGCACAGTCAACAGGGTAATCGCCCTCACGGCTGAGACATGAAGGttaggaaaacagaaaacaaacatttacattcactCAAGTGTAGATGGGAATTCACTGGCATGGACGTGGGATGCCAttccacccccacccacccagaAACATCAGCTGTTTATGTCCAATTACTTTCGTTCAAAGGTCGACCTGAAAATACAGCTGAAAGTTCGGACTGATTGAAAATTCTGCCAGGACGGTGCATTCACGCTCAACTGTTTATTAGCTTGTTACTGAACGTTGTTTTACATCAAATTCTACAAGATCATCATGAAAATGACTTGAGTCTTTGATGAGGACACACCGCAAGATTGTCCAACATGTTCGATTTGATCGTGTCATTGCTCACTGGGATCACGCAACAGAGATTTGAGGCTTTTACCCACACACGTAAAGCTGACATAGCAATCATACTGTATACTGAACTGGAACGCTGGTAGTTAGTTCTTGCCTTCAGCCTGATCCCTCTTGCATTTTACGCTCAGCATCCATAACATATCGTTTTAATCAAAGGATATTCTGAGTTACCTTGGCATTGCGGCTGAAGTGGCGAGAGGCAAGTGGGTAGGCGGATGtgagggaggaggcagagggtaTGGAGGGCAGGGGGCTATctgaacctcctcctcctccgccactgctcttctctcctcctcctcctcccccctcgcTTTCACTGGCCCTGCCACCCCCAAGGACCCTGCGCCGCAGGGAGGGAGAGCTGCCGGGGGTGCTGCGTGGTGAGTTACTGGCCGTACTGCAGAcaagaaaagacacagagagaggttCAGCTCAGGGGAGAACAGAGGAAACTCTGACATATTTTAGCGCTAAATTGTGCTCTGTAATCCCTTTAATGTCACGCAATGATGAAAAGCTGCAGGCGCTTCCTATTTGATAACAGCGTGTCATTTCAAGCTGCCAACTCAGGACTGAAGAAAGGCCATGTGAGGTTGCGTTATCAGCTAACTGATTTTGACTGGTGCTGGAGCCAGACAGTGATGGCATTTAAAGCCGTTCAGCAATGGGTCTTAAGACTGTCCAAACAAGAAGTGGGACTTCACAACACAGGACCAACAGTTTCCTTTAGAATAAAACACTACAGAGACAGAACTTCAGAGAGTTCGTGCTGTAATTAAAACTTGTTATGGTGGACTGAGATATGCACTTACTCGAGGACTGAAAAGCAGCATTAGACATCCATaaaggcagacagaaacgtAATCGCTGACCACTATAAGAGGTGACTATTCTCAATAAGCTATTTAAAGACAACGCTTTACTCATGGCTTCCTTTTactgtattttgcattttatataATACACATGTAATAGacaacaaaatgtttctgaCATGGCTCAGCCTCTACCGACTCCTGCCAAACATTTACATCTAACGTTCTGGTCAGTGACACATGAAAATGGCTGTATTTGTGTCACAACACAGTTTCCATGGTTGCAATTCATTCTTCTCTAAGTAAAACAACCACCACTTTCACCGTCAGTCATCTTAGAAATGCGCCTCTGCCtttcatacatgcacacacggcTATTTACCATCGTCCACTCCATTATCCTGAGCAGACACCATGAATCAGACGCACAGTAGCTGCCAAGTGCCTGCTTTGAGTCAGTAAACTCCACACTTAACATCTGACTTGATGAATGCTTTGCTCGCTCACTCAACAGTATGTTGCGGTGGCTCCTTCTGGGCTGCAGCAATTTCATTAATGAAACAACACAAGAACCCATTACTTCACTTACTCCATTTGAGCCGAACTGCTCTGCACAAACCAAATCACCTCTTTCTTCAAGTGATCTCCAAGTTAACTATTGCTCTGCAACTTTATCAGCTTGAGCCGTCATGTTTTCACACCctccatgatgatgatgatgattttgtgTCACCCCCCCCATCTAATTTATGCAGGGTGGTGAATCCTGTAGACATTTTGTCCACATTGTTAACACTATAATTCCTTATTCCCTCCATCTAGCTCTCATTTGTCTAACCTCATCCTAACTTGAGTCTAAACTGGCCTAAGTAGTGTTAGGATGAAGCTGggcaaaaaagcttttaaacatAACTAGACAAACTGTAATAGCGAACAGAAGGACTTGAAATTTTCAGAGCTGATTGCTGTTGGAGAACCTATGCAGGTTGAATGCAACTGCTTctaaatgtattatttttacatcttaaaaagtcacatttttaatgcatttgaaCTTCATATTGTCCATGCTCTTTTGCAGAGTGTCCAAACGTTGTCAGGCTGCCCTGTAGTCTGATCTGGTGTCTcttgaaaagcagattttaatatgtatttgGTGAAATAATTTAAGAAATGTCATGCTCAAATCTATAAACCTTGTTGCAGCTTTCAGTGACAGGAGCTGATCATTTACAAGATAGACTCCATTGATGGCTGGGAGAAGCAGAGGGGAAACTGGGGGTCCATCCGTGGACCTAAATGGGTTCATTTTATAGGAAAATAACTCCGAAAATGTATGTTATCTAACACAGCACTGTCAATCACAATGACAAAAGGCATTAAGCTATCTTTATGTAAACGCACATAAGGACAGCGGGTGCTGTTAATAGGCTTGCAGTGCGGTCAGGACACTGGGTGAGGTGTATATCTGTGTCAGCATGTGTTTACAACCCAGGGCACGATGCAGACTCTCTGGTGGAGTTAACCTTAATATTGTCCTCTCTCCCGTCACATATTAAAGCGAAGCGAACATACCGGTACACGGATCGGGAAGGCTAACGGGCTGCTAGCACAGCGGCTAACCACAACAACCCAATCCAGCAAACCTTTAAAGCGTTTTAACCGCACAAACACATAAGAAACGAGATAAAGTCAGCTATCAACCGGGGTGAATTACACAACTCGTTTCAGTAAAGAAGCACAAGACAGTACAGGGATGgaggctgctgtgctgaaacGGGATGGAGGGGTGTGAGCGGCTGTGCACCGTCAGATGGCACATTAACATATAGCTAGCTACCCGTTCAGACGGCTAATATCACACTGCGGCTGCACACCTGTGTTTTTACATAAACGACGCCTGTCCCACCCATATTATCAGTGGGATTTGCAAGCTGtgactcatctgaccacacCACACGTCTATGAACGACATGTAACCACCATAGACATATTACAGCATAGCATATGCTGCCCATCACACTAGAAGAGACTCTCCTTATGTCACTTACTCGAACATGTCATGAGGCTTTTACGATCCAACAGATATCCACAAAAAAACACGCGTTGCTGTTCACTGCTGTATCACTGTAGCACCGGTtctcctggtgtgtgtgtgtgcagctaaaGCAAGCCAGGCGCTACAGCGGTGTGTGTCCGCTACTCTGCCTTGTTTTCTTCGCCGAGCATCGGATTAGAAATGCAGCCATCGTCCACTGTCCCGCAGTTGGATGTTAATGTCCCATAATGGCTGACGCCCCTGCACCTCACAGCCAGGTACCGGACGGGCCGCTACTCCCTATGCCGCTTGCAGGACCCGATAACGGGCTGCAGTCTCTGCGTCCATCCGTAATCCCCTTTGCAACTAGGGAGAGAgtagggggaggagggaggaggaaggagggaggaggcgccATGCGTTGAATGAGGCTTTGCTATTTAACAGTGAGGTGGTGCTGAGGGGGGCACAGATAAGGATGATAAGACAGGGTCAAAACTGGGAGGTTTTATCTGAATTCAGAGGGACCAGAACCTCAGTGACGGCAGGTCGCTATAACATTTCTCTTCGTGATGAATGCCTTTTTCCACACGTGAAACACTGACTTTGGCAGGCTCTACGCCTCTTCTattattaaacaaacacatgctaAAAGCAAGCTTCAGCATTATTCCCATTCAGCTGTGAGGATCTTGATTTCcaacaagacaaaacagcacagtaggtactgtgttttaaatgatgtACTGATCAACCTCGCCAATTAACGATTAATCTACTCATTTTTATAAAATATTGATGGATGGTGTCATTGTCAAACAAAAGTGCTAAAAATTAAATGGTTCTGACTTGTCAAATGTAATATCTGCTGGCTTTCATGGTCCTTTATAATACCAAATCTTTTGgattggacaaaacaacaagcaatctgaagacATCACATCCACATCGGGGGAAACTGTCACAGGCACTTTTGCCAAATCTCTAACATTAACAGACCAAATTTATCAAGACAATAATTGGCTGATTAATCAGTAATAACTATTAGTAGAAGTTTTGGGATGAATACCTTCATACTATCAGAAGGAGGCCCTTGCATTAGCatatatcttaaaaaaaaaaaaaaaaaaaaaaaaaaaaaaaaacaggctaaaaCATGACCAGCATTGTAAATACATGGCTGCCTGTGGTGAATCCACCTGGCCAAAGCCCAGAGCCCATGCAATCCCTTAACCCTCAatctctctgtccatccctgTGGATTAGAGTCCACATCATAATCCACGCTGGGCTGAGCCAGGCCAACATCTCCAccactctgt
Encoded here:
- the gramd1a gene encoding protein Aster-A isoform X1, with the translated sequence MMTMSSPVGPEGITLAQPIPIPTLTVLPPSSDTESWSRSPSPRLSRSSRHGRFHRSRTRTKKQNEEEQSCTPKRQWGRKTQILIEETVEKGTVQHRSPSPSPSVSSQMEGEEQGQDSPSQDLLLPPSRSWSRSPSPSRRSRWSLRSLLSRDSDWEGCSTASNSPRSTPGSSPSLRRRVLGGGRASESEGGGGGGEKSSGGGGGGSDSPLPSIPSASSLTSAYPLASRHFSRNAKKMQSWYNVLSPTYKQRNEDFRKLFKKLPDTERLIVDYSCALQKDILLQGRLYLSENWLCFYSNIFRWETTITILLKDVTSMTKEKTAKLIPNAIQISTDNEKHFFTSFGARDRSFMMIFRLWQNALLDKSLSPKELWHIVHQCYGTELGLTSEDDDYVSPTAEHMNGLLPGDESVSVTDLLDLSSVSVPSTGSSPPPLVPCSPASPPSAVNLGGSSPPSSASCLPIEVPSSSGRRLSSDPLEPSPPSSHSSLPSTTPTNASASAPASAAASFNLEEGGESLSESANHMLPLPTTSLGNLSSLDITNDEELPTDPSNSSDTQEESEVESFCADLSGRLHINAAVRMSVDKLHDLLFSADTHFIQHLFSQRHFTDLSVGEWQQDSSSGNTSRVLSYTIALNNPLGPKTAPVVETQTLHKSSARGECYVVDSEVITSGIPYQDYFYTVHRYCLTSINKHKSRLRVSSDICYRKQPWSLVKALIEKNTWSGIEEYYRHMESEVCKLETLLQSEVSVVTTGEAVGADAAKTPPALRRRKRACSRRQGEKEREREGGGMGAGDRGDRGVGEERDRREASSQYIKLGERSRGGGHNSISTILLIVSFMICISLVVLVALNMLLFYKLYALERAAHTLETWHSYSVADSPLPQTAGEWAQVLQLQRQFHQAQLSKWQQILQSSVTLLDQMKQSLEKLHRGIVVPEVQQDPPDDTLTETLTEA
- the gramd1a gene encoding protein Aster-A isoform X3, which translates into the protein MMTMSSPVGPEGITLAQPIPIPTLTVLPPSSDTESWSRSPSPRLSRSSRHGRFHRSRTRTKKQNEEEQSCTPKRQWGRKTQILIEETVEKGTVQHRSPSPSPSVSSQMEGEEQGQDSPSQDLLLPPSRSWSRSPSPSRRSRWSLRSLLSRDSDWEGCSTASNSPRSTPGSSPSLRRRVLGGGRASESEGGGGGGEKSSGGGGGGSDSPLPSIPSASSLTSAYPLASRHFSRNAKKMQSWYNVLSPTYKQRNEDFRKLFKKLPDTERLIVDYSCALQKDILLQGRLYLSENWLCFYSNIFRWETTITILLKDVTSMTKEKTAKLIPNAIQISTDNEKHFFTSFGARDRSFMMIFRLWQNALLDKSLSPKELWHIVHQCYGTELGLTSEDDDYVSPTAEHMNGLLPGDESVSVTDLLDLSSVSVPSTGSSPPPLVPCSPASPPSAVNLGGSSPPSSASCLPIEVPSSSGRRLSSDPLEPSPPSSHSSLPSTTPTNASASAPASAAASFNLEEGGESLSESANHMLPLPTTSLGNLSSLDITNDEELPTDPSNSSDTQEESEVESFCADLSGRLHINAAVRMSVDKLHDLLFSADTHFIQHLFSQRHFTDLSVGEWQQDSSSGNTSRVLSYTIALNNPLGPKTAPVVETQTLHKSSARGECYVVDSEVITSGIPYQDYFYTVHRYCLTSINKHKSRLRVSSDICYRKQPWSLVKALIEKNTWSGIEEYYRHMESEVCKLETLLQSEVSVVTTGEAVGADAAKTPPALRRRKRACSRRQGEKEREREGGGMGAGDRGDRGVGEERDRREASSQYIKLGERSRGGGHNSISTILLIVSFM